The genomic stretch TCTCGGCAGTCTTCGCGGCCTTCGTGGTGCAGGCATTGCTGCGGGTTGCCGGGAGTGAGTTCTCCAGGAGTAACTATGAGGTCTGTCATTGTTCTTTTCATTCTTTTCTCTGTCTTCGCGCCGGCCGTCCATGCGGCCGACGACGCCGTCGCGAAGGCGATGAGGCTCTATGAAAAACGGCACTACGTCGAAGCGACAACGCTGCTCCGGTCGGACCTTCCTTCGATCGATCCAGGCAGGCAGTCGGCCGCGCACCTGACGCTCGGCATGATATACCTGAAGAACGCCGAGCTGCACCGCGCCCTCTATCAGGAATCGCTGACCGTTCACCAGGACTACCTCCAGAAGCTCGCGGCGGCGCAGGGAAAGAGCCGGAGCCGCTTCGTCGATCTGTACCTGGGCGAGACGCTCCTGGAAGCGGGCAAGCCCGATCAGGCGCTGAAGCATCTCGAGCGGTTCGCTGCCGACGAAAGCGTGGACAGCCGCTCAAGGGCCGTGGCCAAGGCTGCGATCGGGCTCTGCTACGCGCTCCAGAAGAACATCGAGAAAGCGGATGAGGTCTGGAACGGGCTGGACCGGAACGATCCGGAGATCAAGGCCGCCCTGGCCAATGCCTACAGCAAGGCAGGGTTCAGGGACAGGAAGCCTGCTGCGCTGGCCGATGAAAGCCTGGCGGACCTGAAGAAAACAGGAGCAGCCCCCTCCCTGCGCCAGGTGAAGAACCTCATTTCAGCGTACGTGTCGGCCGGCCTCATTGAAAAGGGGCTCGATAACGCCCGCAGGGCCGACCTCAAGACATTCTCGCACCGGGAGTCGATGAGCCAGACCAAGGTCATCACGTTCTACGACGTCTCGCTCCTGGGCGGCCTGTCGCAGCTCTACTCGCAGGCTGCGATCGCCGCTCTTGAAAAAGCAGCAGAGGACGTCAAGCTCCGGGAGACGGCCAACTTCTATCTCGGCGAGGCATACGCTCTTGCGGGCAGCCTCGACCAGTCCATCAAGGCAACGGCTTCCGTTATCGCTTCCTCGGGCGTGCCGCAGCAATACCGCGATAAGGCCACGGCGCGGCAGGCGGCGAACCAGTACCAGAAAGGGAAACACTTCGAGGCGATCGGGACCTGGGACGAGCTCTCCAAAAAAACGCCCGAGGACCCCGATCTGCTCGCGGAGATCCTGTTCTCCTGCGGCCGGCTGCGCATCGAATGTCCCAGGGTCGCCCAGAAGGCATCGGCCTCGGCTGATGCCGGGGAGGGGAAGCGGTACGCCAATCTCAATATCGCTCTGGGCAGGTATTACGAGGGCAAGAAGGACTATGCCAAGGCCCTTTCCTGCCTCGAAGCGGGAAGGGACAAGGCGAATAAGAACAAGATCGAGTCGAACGATCCGGTGATGCTCGTGGCCCTTGCCGACGTCTATTACCGGACCAAGAAATTTGCGGAAGCCCTCGAGATCTATTTCGAGATGAGCAAGCAGTTCCCCGAGGTCCGCCAGGTTCAGGAGGCGCTCCAGGGCATCTATGCGACGGAGCATAAGAGCGCCGGTGACGTGAAGATCAATTAAAGACCAACGTTGCGGTCCTCGATCATGTATTGTCAAAAGTTCTCTGAAGACGGAGAGGCACGTACGAAACCGCAGGGGGCGCAGAGGAAACGCTCGGGGAAACCTAAACGCCGAGAAGCTGATTTTTTTGTCAAGATTCTCTGTGCACTCGCGCCCAAGAACAGGGAAGAAAGAAGAATCAAGAGGGCTACAAAGAGGTCACCGAGGGGGGAGGAACCCTCGAAAACGCATTTATGCTCTTAATGCAATTTGTTCTCTGTGGTATCTGTGGTCAAAGTTTGACATTACCCGCGATCATTTGAGGAGGATCCTATGAAAAAGCTTGCACTTGTTCTGCTGTCGCTGGTTTTCATGGCCTGCGCAGTGTCGTTTCCCGCGCTTGCCGAGCCCAAGAAGGACGGCAGGCCGAACGGCGGGTCGCTCAGCTACGGTGAATACGGGAGGCCGGCCACGCTCGACCCGATCACGAGCAACGAGATGATCTCGCTGCGGCTGACCGAGCTCATCTTCAACGGCCTCGTGGGGATCAACGAGAAACAGGAGATCGTGCCCGAACTGGCCGAAAAGTGGGACCGCTCCCCCGACGGCCGGACCTATACCTTCCACCTTCGCCGGGACGTGACCTGGCATCCCCGCGAAGGCGAACAGCCCAAGCCTTTCACCGCCGACGACGTGATCTTCACGTACAAGATCATGATGCATCCGCGGACCATCACCCCCCTCAAGGTGCGCTACGAGTTCATCGATTCGGTCGAAAAGATCGACGACTATACCGTCAAGTTCACCCTGAAGCGGCCCATCCTGAACGCCCTTGCCAAGTTCAGCTTCAAGATCATCCCGAAGCACGGACCGAGCAACCCGAACTATCTCACCCGGGACGACGCCTTCGTGCAGAACCCCATCGGAACCGGGCCCTACATGCTGAAGAACATCACCGCCGAACGGGAGATCGTCCTTGTTGCGAACGACAACTATTTCAAGGGCAGGCCGCACATCGACAGGTTCGTGGCCAAGCCCTTTGCCGACCAGAACATCATGACCCAGGCGCTCATGTTCAACGCCATCGACATGATCGTGCTCGTGAACCCCCGCGACATTCCCGAGATCCAGGGCGACAAGCGCTTCATCCTCCAGCCGTACAACGCGCTGTCCTATTCGTTCTTCGGGTACAATGTCCGGAATCCGCTCCTTGCCGACAAGCGCGTCAGGCAGGCCTTCACCTATGCCGTGAACCGGCAGGAGATGCTCGACTCCTTCTTCAACGGCCAGGGGACCATTATTTCAGGCCCCTTTGCGCCCGGCAGCTGGGCCTACAACCTGGACGTGCAGCCCATTCCCTTTGATCCGCAGAGGGCGATCGCGCTCCTGCAGGAGGCCGGCTTTGCCCGCGGGTCGGACGGCTTCATGCAGAAGGACGGCAAGAAGCTCGAGCTTTCGCTCAAGGTGCCCATCGAGAAGGAGAGCGAAGCCGTGAAGCGCGTGGTGCTGGCGTTCAAGAACTACCTCAAGAACATCGGCGTCGACATCAAGGTCGAATTCAAGGAATGGCAGGCCTGGAAGGAAGACGTGTTCCTCGAGCATGACTTCGACGTCATCTTCGCGTCCTGGGTGTTCGACGATTCGGCCGACATCTCCTCCCTGTTCCATTCCGGCGAGATCGGGGCCTGGAAGAACAACTTCGGCGGATACTCCAATCCGGAAGTGGACGGCCTGATCAACGAGAGCAAGCTGACCCTCGACCACGAGAAGCGGAGGACCATCAATCGCAAGCTCCACGCCATCCTCGCCGAGGAGAACCCCTACACCTTCCTCTGGACGCTCACGAACTACGCGGGCTATCACAAGAAGGTGCGGCGCGTGGCCATCCATCCGTACAAGTTCTTCTCCTATGCCGATGAGTGGTTCATGGAAGAAAAAGATCAAAAATAAGTCCTAAACCAGCACAAGGCTCTTGCCACAAAGATCACAGAGTTTATGACATTGAGGTTTTACTCTGGGTCCTCGGTGACCTCTGTGGCCGAATGCATTAAATTATTTTGAAGCTTTCCGCCATCCGCCCCATAGCCCTGGTGCTGTCCAGGGAGTTGATGATCACGGCACTCTTGCTGCTCGGGGTGAGCTTCGTGGTCTTCATCATACTCTACCTCTCGCCGGGAGACCCCTTCAGCGTCCTGCTCGAGGGCCAGGTCTCTTCGGCCGATGCGCGGGCCGGGCTGCGCGAGGCGCTCGGGGTTCCCAAGTCCTGGTACGTGCAGTATCTGTCCTGGCTCACCGGCATGCTGCAGGGGAACTTCGGCACCTCGATCCGGACCGGGCTTCCGGTCCTGAAAGAGGTACTGCGCATGGGGCTGAACACGCTCATACTCACGATCGGCTCGCTGTTCATCACGCTCCTGATCGCGGTCCCGATCGCGCTCTACTCGGCGGTGCGCGGAACGGACAGGATATCCTGGCCGCTCACCATGTTCTCCTACATCATATCGGCCCTTCCCGTGTTCTGGCTCGGCTATATCGTCATCTATTTCTTCACTCACAAACTCGGCATTTTCCCCATGGCCTTCGGGTACTCTACGAGCGCGCAGAAGTTCGGCTGGCTCTATGCGCTCCTGCCGATCTTCGTGCTCGGCATCGGCAACGGCACGATCAGCGAGGTGATCCGCTACCTCCGGAACGAGATGGGCAGGGTCATGGCCGATGACTATATCCGGACGGCCCGCGCCAAGGGGGCCTCGGTCTGGAAGCACTCCTTCAAGGAAGGGTTCCTCATCCCGGTGACGGAGATCATCGCCTCCAAGATCCCCTTCATCCTCGGCGGCGCCGTCATCGTCGAGCAGGTGTTCAACTGGCCGGGCATGGGCAAGATGGCGTGGCAGGCTGCCCAGGACCGGGACTACCCGGTGATCATGGGCGTGGCGATCCTTGCTGCGGTCCTCGTGCGGATGGGAAGCCTGTTCCAGAGCGTTGTGTATGTGGCGGTGAACCCGAGAGCCTCAAAGGAATAGATCGGACTCCGGAGTTAAAAGAAACAAACTCAAGACTGGGAACCGCGAAGTCGCCTTTGCGGTGAAAGCATTTTGCTTTTAACCGTGTTCATCCGTGGTTAGAGTAGCTTTATGAAATCCTATTCTCAAATAGCCGGCGAGATCAGCGAACTCTCAGACCTGCCGTCTTGGAAGAAGGCGGACCCCATCGACCTTGCCTATGTGGGTTACGGGCTCCTGATCGTGACGATCGTCGTGCTATCCTATCTCCTCGGCTCGATCCACCTTCTGCCGCATAATCCCGATGACATCGACCTCGAACTGATGATGGCAGGGCCGGGGACTCCCGGCCACGTCCTGGGCACGGATTTCATGGGCAGGGACATGCTCTCACGGCTCATCGTCGGCATCCAGGCCTACTTCCTGCCGGGACTCCTTGCCGTGTTCATCGCGCTCTTCTTCGGCACCGTGCTCGGTGTTCTTGCCGGATACCGGGGCGGCAGGTCCGACACGGCCATCACCTATTTCGCGAACCTCGTCGATTCCTTCCCGCGCCTCGTGCTGATCCTGCTCGTGATCGCGGCCTTCAAGCCCGACATCTATTACATCATGCTCGTGGTGGGGCTCACGAACGTACCGGTCGTCGTGTCGCATATCAAGGGCAAGATCCAGTTCCTGAAGCAGAAGAACTTCATCGAAGCCGATACGGCCCTGGGCCTCCCAACGCGAACGATCGTCTTGAAGCATATCCTCTGGCACAACTGCCGTTCGCTCCTGATCATCCAGGCGACGCTCGGCATGGCGGAAGCCATCCTGATGGAAACGAGTCTCAGCTATCTCGGGTTCGGCGTGCAGGAACCGACCCCGTCTTGGGGCAACATGGTGCAGGCGGGGGCCAACTACTTCATGCAGGGCAAGTTCTGGCCCTCCACCGCGCCTTCGCTCGCCATCCTGTTCACCATTCTCGGCTTCCATTTGCTCGGCGACGGGCTGAACAATATCCTTGAAGGCAGGAGAGGCAAATGACCGGGCAGGTGACGACAGCGCCGCTCCTTCAGATAGGAGACCTCAGGACCTACTTCTACTCGCGAAGCAAGCAGGCCTTCATCCGGTCCGTCGACGG from Nitrospirota bacterium encodes the following:
- a CDS encoding ABC transporter substrate-binding protein, which produces MKKLALVLLSLVFMACAVSFPALAEPKKDGRPNGGSLSYGEYGRPATLDPITSNEMISLRLTELIFNGLVGINEKQEIVPELAEKWDRSPDGRTYTFHLRRDVTWHPREGEQPKPFTADDVIFTYKIMMHPRTITPLKVRYEFIDSVEKIDDYTVKFTLKRPILNALAKFSFKIIPKHGPSNPNYLTRDDAFVQNPIGTGPYMLKNITAEREIVLVANDNYFKGRPHIDRFVAKPFADQNIMTQALMFNAIDMIVLVNPRDIPEIQGDKRFILQPYNALSYSFFGYNVRNPLLADKRVRQAFTYAVNRQEMLDSFFNGQGTIISGPFAPGSWAYNLDVQPIPFDPQRAIALLQEAGFARGSDGFMQKDGKKLELSLKVPIEKESEAVKRVVLAFKNYLKNIGVDIKVEFKEWQAWKEDVFLEHDFDVIFASWVFDDSADISSLFHSGEIGAWKNNFGGYSNPEVDGLINESKLTLDHEKRRTINRKLHAILAEENPYTFLWTLTNYAGYHKKVRRVAIHPYKFFSYADEWFMEEKDQK
- a CDS encoding ABC transporter permease, whose translation is MKSYSQIAGEISELSDLPSWKKADPIDLAYVGYGLLIVTIVVLSYLLGSIHLLPHNPDDIDLELMMAGPGTPGHVLGTDFMGRDMLSRLIVGIQAYFLPGLLAVFIALFFGTVLGVLAGYRGGRSDTAITYFANLVDSFPRLVLILLVIAAFKPDIYYIMLVVGLTNVPVVVSHIKGKIQFLKQKNFIEADTALGLPTRTIVLKHILWHNCRSLLIIQATLGMAEAILMETSLSYLGFGVQEPTPSWGNMVQAGANYFMQGKFWPSTAPSLAILFTILGFHLLGDGLNNILEGRRGK
- a CDS encoding tetratricopeptide repeat protein yields the protein MRSVIVLFILFSVFAPAVHAADDAVAKAMRLYEKRHYVEATTLLRSDLPSIDPGRQSAAHLTLGMIYLKNAELHRALYQESLTVHQDYLQKLAAAQGKSRSRFVDLYLGETLLEAGKPDQALKHLERFAADESVDSRSRAVAKAAIGLCYALQKNIEKADEVWNGLDRNDPEIKAALANAYSKAGFRDRKPAALADESLADLKKTGAAPSLRQVKNLISAYVSAGLIEKGLDNARRADLKTFSHRESMSQTKVITFYDVSLLGGLSQLYSQAAIAALEKAAEDVKLRETANFYLGEAYALAGSLDQSIKATASVIASSGVPQQYRDKATARQAANQYQKGKHFEAIGTWDELSKKTPEDPDLLAEILFSCGRLRIECPRVAQKASASADAGEGKRYANLNIALGRYYEGKKDYAKALSCLEAGRDKANKNKIESNDPVMLVALADVYYRTKKFAEALEIYFEMSKQFPEVRQVQEALQGIYATEHKSAGDVKIN
- a CDS encoding ABC transporter permease, which translates into the protein MITALLLLGVSFVVFIILYLSPGDPFSVLLEGQVSSADARAGLREALGVPKSWYVQYLSWLTGMLQGNFGTSIRTGLPVLKEVLRMGLNTLILTIGSLFITLLIAVPIALYSAVRGTDRISWPLTMFSYIISALPVFWLGYIVIYFFTHKLGIFPMAFGYSTSAQKFGWLYALLPIFVLGIGNGTISEVIRYLRNEMGRVMADDYIRTARAKGASVWKHSFKEGFLIPVTEIIASKIPFILGGAVIVEQVFNWPGMGKMAWQAAQDRDYPVIMGVAILAAVLVRMGSLFQSVVYVAVNPRASKE